In Lycium ferocissimum isolate CSIRO_LF1 chromosome 7, AGI_CSIRO_Lferr_CH_V1, whole genome shotgun sequence, the sequence TTTTGTTACTCTCCTTGAAGCTTTGGGCCTTATAGGTTTCACGTTATGCGATCTATAATAATCCGTTCAATTGAGATATTATAATGCAATCGAATTCTCTAATTCAACCTCTTCTGTTACATATTTCTAAGTTATCCACGTGATTGGTATTTTGCACCTACTAGTTTTGGTGCATATTCAAGAATCATAAATAAGAGACTGGATACCGTGGTCCATGGACCGTAGGATATTAATTTTCAACGTGTTTCTTTAGGTTTCACCTCAAGTTTTACAAAAGTCAAGTTGATCTAGTTTGACCGCAACTTGAGTCTTCGGTGAGCTTCAAATCATGATTGAGTTCAAAACATTTTAAGTCTAATGAATTTGAACTTGATCTGTTTTCCAAAAAATGAGTTAAACCTTAAAGTCGAACTTATAATCAATCTTAGCacatatttatcaaaaatacaAAAGATATAGAGTCGGAGATCAGCTTTGTATTATAAATAAAATGACATAACACTCCTActttaagactctatattacaaaatatgacgatattttttcttatttacaaaacataacaatagTTCTACAAAATATAAAGGATCTTCATCTTTCAtactcttttttaatttttatgttttaattttttttgaatttttattctCGCTCAGAGCTTAAAAATTtcactcaaatttttgtgtatgaaatgtgtatgtgtgagcaaaaaACTTTATACAGTTTTCGTACACTAAATTGTGAGAGAAATTTTtaatacagttttcatacacaaaattgtgacCGGAAaatttaagccttgaatattgtatgaaagttgtatacaatgttattatagttgtattaattttcagAAACCTAACATGAATTTTACACCGAAAATGTGAGTGAAATtataagtcttgagcgagatatacatatttcatacacaaaattttgagcgaactttttaagccttgaacgagatatacacgttttatacatttttcatacattaaATTTTGAGTGAACTatttaagtcttgagcgagatatacatttttcatacacaaaaatttgagtgaattttttaagctttgagcgaagaaaaattttaaaaattaaactaattttttttaaaaaaaattaagccttaaacgagatatacacatttcatacactttTGAACGaattttttaagtcttgagcgagatatacacatttcacacataaaattttgagcgatttttttaagtcttgagctaaaaaaaattatttgtttaaaaaaaaattaaaataaaatataaaaaaataaaaaatatttttgaaaaatatatgttttagaaaaatatttttgacaaaaaaaaccTAACTTGAGCAGAAATTTCGTACATGTTTTTGtaacaaatttattaatatattttgtaaactgaaaaatatcatcatattttgtaaatataacctattcttttatatatgtagGTTAGTCATTCTTCCATAaataagagcctgtttggatgggcttaaaaaagtgcttttaaatattttcccatcttataagttgtttttcaaataaaatttatgttcgctttagataagctaagccaaacggttcaattatttttttcatgcataacttttaatttcaaaataaagACAAAATGATTTCAAATGGATTTTGCCTGCCCTcaagatatataccaaacactaaaaaaaaattcaaaaacaacttataagcaccttataagccaatccaaacgggctctaaatgaCTTCGGAGCTATTACATGTACTTCTGTGGCTATGTAAATGAGTCTTTATTTGGAATCTTGAGTCTGGTCCAAATTAAAAGAGAGAAACTTTGGGCTACTTTAACGGGCTCCAATATAGCCAATTTAGACATCGGCCCATTTTACCCACCAAAATGATGCCTTCCAAGTTTTTGAACATTTAAAAATGTGCTACATGATAAAGTTAAGGCAAACTTTGAGGAATAATTATCTTAAAAGCGGAACTTACCAACCATAGCTACCTTTTCTAATTTAGAGGGCGTAGCAAACATACACGCATAAGCCTGTGTATTTTCGCGTGTATTTTGTGTGTTTCTATGTGTATTTGAgccactgggttgttgttgttgtgtatttGAGTGTGTATgtcaaatatacatatatattcaaattcgtgtaaaatatgtaagaaaataaatgttgctagggggttcgaacctgggtGGGCAGGGGGAGAGCCTCGCCCAATACCACTTCAGCCACTCCAACTTATGTATTTGGGTGTAGCTGCTAATTATAATTAAGTGAAAGGGTAGTTATTCTTAATAATTATGTCTTAAAAAGAAGCTACAAGTAAAAATTCCTAAAGTTAACAATGATGTAAAATTAACTAGTCAATTAATTATTATCATATCTAAAAAGGTACTACTTATCATGAAGaattactaattattattttttaagtgaTCTGATTGTGAAAATATTGATAGAAGTTACGCTCTAAACAAAAAGGATTGCAAACATAATAATCAATACTCAAATAGAAGCTAGAATAAATAAGATCAACTCAAGAAGCAACATAGTAATAAGTTATAAAGCATTACAACAGCTTTTGTACATAATCAACATTGAACATCATTGTCAATCATAGCAAAGTAACCAAACACTGAAACAAGACATAGTCATAGCCCATAGTTAAGCCTTGGTGTTCCTCAGTTTTCACTCTTGAATGGAATGGCTCTTATGATAACTTGATGATACAAGGCAGCAAGTGCAGCTCCAACGAATGGTCCCACCCAGAAAATCCACTGCATTCATTCAaaaccaggaaaaaaaaaaaaaaaaacattagctACTTATAAAACCAAACACATTAGCTAGGAGTTTAAGTTAATGGATCGGAATAAGGTTGCATTCGTTATTACTACGATAGTGGCACAGATTTAGTGTAACCACACAAAAACATCAGCGACTATGCCTCAATCTCAAGAAAATTGCCATTGTCATTGGTTCTATGAATCCTTACCGTGCATCTTGCTCCATTTAAACTCATCTTAGTTATCTAGTATAACTATATCTTTTAAGAAAACTTATACTCCATTCGAATAATATAACAACGTCCATTCATGCATAGAAGTAAAACTTACATGGTCATCCCATGCATGTTCTCTGTTGTAGATAATGGCAGCACCTAGGCTTCTAGCAGGGTTAATGCCAGTGCCTGTGATAGGGATGGTGGCCAAATGAACCAAGAACACTGCAAATCCAATTGGGAGAGGAGCCAAAATCTGTAAAACACAACATTGAGTAAgtatacatattaaataaagGGCTTTCTTTGGCCAGTCAACCGAAATTATTACGGgtgctagccaaaatatacaaaatactgattacatgtatatttatgtatacgatatgtatattatttgtgTATTTACACTTAAATATACAAAACCCATACATTAGCTGGCTATTTTGTAAATCAGCTCAAAATGAGAAGTCAACTAAGTGTACTCACAGGGACATGGGAGTCTCTGGCATTTCTCTTGGCATCAGTAGCAGAGAAGACTGTGTAGACAAGAACAAACGTGCCAATAATCTCAGCACCAAGTCCATCTCCCTTGGTGTAACCATGGCTCACAACATTGGCACCTCCACCCTGAATCTCATACAAAGATGGTTGGAACCCTTTGACAACACCGGCACCACAAATTGCACCAAGGCATTGCATCACAATGTAGAACACTGCCCTGGTTAGGGACAATTTTCTTGCCAGAAACAGACCAAATGTCACAGCAGGGTTAATGTGTCCACCTGATCATCAAAACCAAGAATTTTCTCAAGGTCAGAACACAAAGAacaaatttaaaagtatttaagttatatatacacTGCCAAATAAAGATTTCTTGCACTGTTAATGTAGTTTAACCTATTTGAGCAAGTTTTTGTACCATTTTTACTTGGTTACCACTTAACGTTTATCAAAAATATTTGCTTGTAATTACCTTTTAAGTAACATGATTGTGTGAATAGAACTCAAAACTCAATTAATTAAGAACCAATTGTTCAGAGGATCTGACCATCTTTGACTAAGGTACAACTTGGAATTTAATCCAGCTCTAGCACAAAGATTTGCTATTAGTATAGCTGAAAAGCCCATAACAACATTGCATCAAAAACCACAACAAAAGAATTTTATTCTCCAAATGTCCAAAAGGAAACTGTTAATTTTGATGTATTATGAAACTCTACAGGATTCTTCTATTAACAAGAAACTCAAAACTGGTAAAGAATGCAACTTGATGGGTTTCCTTCTTCATTAGTCACAAAAACACATTAAGTTCTCATCTTTGAAGCAAAATATCACTAATAAACATGATAAAAGACTAACTTTGAAGCTAACAACACAACTTTAGGTGAATACATAAACTATGGAGGTAAAAAGGACATATTAAAGCTCTCATCTTTGAAGTAAAATATCACTAATGAACGTGATAAAAAAACTTAACTTTGAAGCTAAACCCACAACTTTAGGTGAATACATAAACTATGTAGGTAAAAAGGACATATTAAAGCTCTCATCGTTGAAGTAAAATACCACTAATGAACATGATAAAAAAACTTAACTTTGAAGCTAGACACACAACTTTAAGTGAATACATAAACTATGGAGGTAAAAAGGACACATTAAAGCTCTCATCTTTGAAGCAAAATATCACTAATGAAAATGATAAAAGACTTAACTTTGAAGTTAAACACACAACTCTAGCTGAACACACAAACTATGGAGGTAAAAAAGAGTCAGAGATATGTATGTATACCTGAGATACCAGCAGTGCAGTAAACAAGTGCAAAAATCATACCACCAAAAGACCAAGCAATACCTTGAACACCAACAGTACTACATTTGCTATTAGCCCTTGAGTAACCCATCACAGTTAAAACAGTGATATAAAGGAACAAGAAAGTAGCCATGAATTCTGCAATACCAGCTCTCCAAAAGGACCAAGAATGCAGTTCACCAGGCTCAAATAATGGTGCTGGTGGTGGCTCTTTGTAGTCCTTGCTTTGTGCTGAGGTCCCTAATGGTTGCCTTTCTGAATACCTGTTTGCACCAAGCTTAACATCCTCTTCTTTCCCTTCCATTCTTGCAAAAATTTTCTTCAAGATTATGCAAACAGAAAACagcttttgctttttctttttttgtgtgtgtgttgtcaaGATAGTGGGGGTTGATTCTTTTTATAGAGGGAAAATTGATGATAAATATTGCATTAAGGTCTTCATATTTGGTTAATTTTCTTTTGTGCCCCTTGAGGTTTCAGATTTTGTCAACAAGTATTCAATTTATGAGAATATGACAATTTTGGATTCTATTTGAGTTTCTAAGTTACTTAATTAAGTCTATGTATTTAAAATCATTCCATGTTAGTGTAATTTAACAAAgtgaagtatatatattttatttctatttaaaaAACAACACTCCCATTTCAGTTTCTTTGTCTACATAAAGCAAGGTTTTATTTGTCAATTGTCGGTAGCAATTTATTAGTTACGATTGAAGTAACAAATTAGCAATTTATTAGTTACGATTGAAGTAACAAATTATCTTCTTCCATTGATATTTTATACTATCATTCTGAGGCTCAAGCTTATCTATACAAAACATAAATTTACTTTAGAGCAAATTCTGATCATTAATTACTAAATGCGATTGCTATAATTCTCGAGGCAAGTAagttaaaatgatgacttataTTTTTGTGTTTCAATGTACTTTTCGTTGGCGAGGTAATGTATAGAATTCCATCCTTGAATTATGTGAATTCAATCACCTAATGTGTGAATATattgatatttggaaaaaagCTAACTCTAATAAGGACATAAATagggaaaataaaaatagttgCTTAAAGAATCAACGTTTTGCCATATTTGCTTTCAAGTAATAAGACAAGTGTTGAGGCGTATGACAAAATTCAGGGCTTGGAACAATATACAAGCAAATAGAAAGCAAATGCTTAGCTGGTAAAACAAGGAAGAAAAGGGTGGAGTAAACTGtaaatgtgaaaaagaaaaggacatgaagaaaaagaaagaatgaattagGGAAGTTTTAGGTAAGTTCTTCTTTTCGTACTCAAGTATATTTGTCTTTTTGGTCCTCTCCCAtttctttttacctttttctctttcgTTTTGTGTGATAAAGAGCCCCATTAGGCAGGATGTTTCTGGAAAGTATGTATAgcacaaaaaaagaaacaagtgAGGGGTCAAGAAGAAGATGAGCTATCATACTCATGTTGCAGACCTTTTTCTAAAGTTATAATCCATTGACGGCCATTTCACAATTTGTACTAATCACCACGTAATGGGCCAATCTTGTTTATCTTACTCCATCCgtatatttttacttgtccacttttgactttacacgccccttaaaatttaataaatgaagtatgtatGTTGCCATAATACCCATATGAATTGGACTTGGAGAATGatttagaaataattaattaatgttaagggtaaaacaagaaaaaaaaaaaaattcttgatatgctaaagtggacaaacaaaaatgaaaatttaattttaatatagtggacaagtaaaagtgaagggcGTCCATAgatattttaaactattttaattAACAAAAGCTGATTCACAATTTCAAAATCATTTGGTGCAGAGTTCTATTCACCTAGTGAGTGGCATGCACATAATTTTACCCCCAAGTGTGTCAACTTGTTGTCACTTGCCCACGGATTTGGATCGGTCAATAGAGCTTTAAGAATTTAATTCGTTTTGCATTTTCATTTTAAGCGATGTTAACTTATACACACTTTGTTCTAAGAAAATAACCATAGACATACATTTAATTATCCTCAAGCGAAACACTGTTAGAAGATATTTCCGCCGTCACAGATTCCACCTCTAGTGAATGCTGGTGAAGGTGGTTAGTAGTGATCGCTAGTGGTGTAAGTAGATGTTGATGGAGGTGGTTGACAGTGGTGGTTGTGTGATGCTGGCTACGGTGAAGGTTAGCATTGGTAGCAGTGATGGAGTCAAAAAGCTTCTTTAAGGGTGCTCACGAGTATCaacaattaatatatatatatatatatatatatatatatatatatatatatatatatatgaacattaTTTAACATGCATACACTGTATAATTTTctatacacaaaatataaaattgtttaTACATTGTAATGTTCCAGCAAAGGATATCCAAGTTACCATCTTTAAgctatgtggctccgccactgattgAGGGTTGTACTTGTAATGGATAAAATAGCGGGAAAAAATCACATTCACATGAATCTTTAGATGATAACATCTTAATGATTTTACCAGACCCATTAAAAGCAAACAAGGGATTGTAAAACAATGGAcaagttttaaattatttaaattcgAATCTACATTAAGTGAAAACAAACTGAATCAAATTGTAACGTTCAATCTTCTTTAAAAGAAACCCTTTGCTCGTATACCTTAtctgattaaaaagaaaaaaggaagacaaGCAAAAGCAAAAGGATCCTTGAGTGGGAAGTTGAAATTATTAATAAAGTAGAGAGGATATAGTTTTTAAGACTTTTGGGCCGTTAGAGAAAGATTTAAAAGTGTTTCACGAAATTCGAGCCAACGGTCGCACATGCCGTTGATGAACTTTGGGGCCTTTGGCAACTCAATAGTAATGATTAGCGTTGATCGCAATTACTCAAAGATGTCATTGCTTTAGTTCTCCCCCTTATTAGTTACTTACTTTTCTTTAGAATCAAATAGTTCCGAAAATCACCAAAGAATGTAGTGCAGCGGATGGAGTTCTTTCTTTTCCTACCAAAGATCTCAGCTTACAAAAAAATCTTTGGTAGGAAGCGCTTCCCTTGGATGGTCTCTAAGTGGCGCGAATCCTGATTAATCGAGCTCCAATGCGGGTGCCGGACACCTGATGGGAAACTCAAAAAAATGGTTCCGATAAAATTTTTAAGTACGCATATTATATATAGTTTGAGCCAAAATTATTAAGTGTGACCGTACTCACGACTCATATGTTGAAATCATAACATGagtaatatataattttaaatttgtcataaattgTTTAATAACTCTTTTGTGTTTTTGGATGTTCTCCTTGTTGTGGAAGCAGGTTTGTCATGAGGgtccaaattccaaatcatcATGAATCATCATAACAAACAACTTAAAACCCAACCAGTCATGGACTGAACCAGCAAATTTCCTCTTCACAATAAGAATACACAAAGGATAACAACATCCAGAGAGAAACAATGATGGAAGTGCCTTTATATCAAATCTTGGGGTCAAAATGGCAACAGAGATattctctcttttatttatgaCAACTTCCATAATCCCATGTAAATGACCCACCTCCTTTTTAACCGTTGAATTAATGAATTTTTTGTCTCGGTCGAAAGATGAAGGAAGTACTGTTTCTAATATCTTAAAAAACGAAGAAGGTTAAGTGAAATTTACTTCACAAAATGAAGTGAAGATATTAAATGCAAGATGTATATTGCACTCGTTGCTTTGGTGTAAACACCATGTATCAATTAGTTTTTTCCTGCCTAGCTATGTGCTAATCAATTTTCCTTTACAACATTGAAGTAGGGCACTTCTGGGCTCAAGTTTATTTCCTTGAccattgtttcttgatttttttttggtatatgaAGTTGAACAAAATTTCCGTGTGATCCTTCACAGGGGATGTTAAACATAGTCTAAAGAGAGGACCTTTTTCAACTTTAGCAAGCTTACCAAATGACGATTGCTAGAAATATAGTGTAAATGGAGCTTACCAATAAATTGATTTCTCTAGAAGAAACAACACCGTAATTTTTAGTAAATAAACACCTACTCTGTTGGGTTTAATTGATAGAttgaatgggaaatgaaggGAAAAGAAGTGGAGGGAAAATGAGTTGTTCCCTCTTGCTTTATGAATGAGCATTTGTCCCTCATTGGTAGTGGAAAGAAAAGTTCTCCTACTTAAAAGTAGAAGTACTCATTCTTGTTGCTAAAGGGTTAAGAAGAAGGTCTCCCCTCGTGCCGTCGTCG encodes:
- the LOC132063903 gene encoding aquaporin PIP1-1; the encoded protein is MEGKEEDVKLGANRYSERQPLGTSAQSKDYKEPPPAPLFEPGELHSWSFWRAGIAEFMATFLFLYITVLTVMGYSRANSKCSTVGVQGIAWSFGGMIFALVYCTAGISGGHINPAVTFGLFLARKLSLTRAVFYIVMQCLGAICGAGVVKGFQPSLYEIQGGGANVVSHGYTKGDGLGAEIIGTFVLVYTVFSATDAKRNARDSHVPILAPLPIGFAVFLVHLATIPITGTGINPARSLGAAIIYNREHAWDDHWIFWVGPFVGAALAALYHQVIIRAIPFKSEN